CGGCCGACGCCACCAACGCACAACCCCCAGGGGTACTCGCTTAGTTGCGGCTGATGTCGATCGGGTGGCTGGCCAGCAGCGCCAGCGGCAGCGGCTGGCGGCGCAGCACCCGCGCCCACAGGTCGGCTCCCGGCCCGACCAGCACGTCCGACGGCATCGCCGACAGCACGATCCAGTCGTCGCGGTCGATCTCGTCCTCGAGCTGCCCGATCGTCCACCCGGCGTAGCCGGCGTAGATGCGGACCCCTTCGACCAGCGGGGCGAGGGTCGCCGGGTCGCTGTCGAGGTCGACCATCACCATCCGGCCGGCCACCGGTCGCAGCCCGGCCACCCCGGTGGCGTCGACCCCGACGCGCAGCGTGGCCAGGCACAGCGCGGCGTCCCGTTTGACCGGGCCGCCGATGAACATCGTCTTCGGTTTGGCGGCCAGACTCACCCACTGCGGCAACACGTTGTAGACCGCGGTCTCCGACGGCCGGTTGAGCACCACCCCCAGGGTGCCGCCGTCGTTGTGTTCGACGATGTAGATCACGCTGCGCCGAAACGTCGGCTCCAACAGGTCGGTGTTGGCCAGCAGCAGCGTGCCCGCCCGGATGCGCTGCGCCGGCGGCGCGACATAGTCCTCGGGGTCTTCGGGCTGGGCCACTCCCCCATCATGACACTGCCCGGCCCGCGCGGTGGACAACCGGCCGCCGCAGACGGCGATAATTTGTACGGTGATCCCGGCCGGCGTCCGCCGGGGCCCGTTCGCATCGGAAGGCAGGATCGGTTGACCCAGCCCCGCAGCCCCGCCGCGCTCTGGCGCACGGTGCGCGGGTTCGGGGATTTCTGGCGGCTGCTCAAGCTGCGCGCGGCCAGCCAGTTCGGCGACGGGCTGTTTCAGGCGGGCCTGGCCGGGGCGCTGCTGTTCAACCCCGAACGGGTCGCCGACCCGTGGGAGGTGGCCGCGGCGTTCGCGGTGCTGTTCTTGCCGTACTCGCTGCTCGGCCCGTTCGCCGGGGCGCTGCTGGACCGGTGGGATCGGCGCCTGGTGCTCATCGCCGCCAACGCCGCGCGGCTGGTCCTTGTCGTCGGGATCGCGGTGCTGCTGGCGGTCGGGGCCGGCGAGGTGGCGGTGCTGTGCACCGCGCTGCTGGCCAACGGGTTCACCCGGTTCGTCAGCTCCGGGCTCTCCGCGGCGTTGCCGCACGTGGTGCCGCGGCGGCTGGTGGTGACGATGAACTCGGTGGCGGTGGCCACCGGGGCGGTCGCGGCGTTTTGCGGCGCCTACTTCATGCTGGTGCCCCGCCAGCTGGTCGGCGCCGGCGACACCGGCGCGGCGACCGTGATCGTGTTGGTCACCCTGCCGGTGGCCTACGCACTGCTGCTGGCGGCGCGCTTCCCGCCGCGGGTGCTCGGGCCGCTGCCGCTGGCGGCCGCCGCCACCCGGTCGGTGGCCTACGCGGTGGCCACCGGGTGGGTGGCCGGGCTGCGCACCCTGCGGATCTATCCGACCGTGGCGGCCACCCTCTCCGGGCTGGTGGCCCACCGGATGGCGTTCGGGATCAACACCCTGCTGGTGTTGGTGCTGGTGCGCCACACCGGCCCGCAGGCCACCGCGGGGCTGGCCGGGCTGGGCACCGCGGCGCTGTTCGGGGTGGCCACCGGCGCGGGCTCGTTCGCCGCCACCCTGCTCACCCCGGCGCTCGTCGGCCGCGTCGGGCGCTACGCCACCGGCAACGGCGCGCTCGCACTGGCCGCGGCGGTGCAGCTCGGCGCCGTCGGCCTGCAGCTGCCGGTGCTGCTGGCCTGCGGCTGCGCGCTGGGCATGGCGGGGCAGACGGTGAAACTCTGCGCCGACTCCGCGATGCAGATCGACGTCGACGACGCACGGCGCGGCCACGTGTTCACCGTGCAGGACGCGCTGTTCTGGGTGGCGTTCGTCACCGCGATCGCCGCGGCCGCCTCGGTGATCCCCGCCGACGGCCACGCCCCGGGGCTGGTGGTCACCGCCACCGGCATGTATCTGGTCGGGTTGGCCACACACGCGGTGTTCGCCCGTTGAGCAGCGGTTAGTCTGAGCCGATGGCCGGCCCCACCGACTCCCCCGCCGCCGCGGTCGTCGCCGATCTGCACGCCGAGAGCGAGGACCTCGACACGCTGGTCGCGCCGCTGAGCGCCGACGCCTGGCGCACCCCGACCCCGGCGCCGGGCTGGACGATCGCCCACCAGATCGCCCATTTGCTGTGGACCGACCGGGTCGCGGTGCTCGCGATCACCGACGAGGACGGTTTCGCCGCGCAGCTGTCGGCGGCGCTGACCAACCCCACCGGGTTCGTCGACGACGGCGCCGCCGAGGGCGCGGCGCTGGCCCCCGACCGGCTGCTCACCGACTGGCGGCGCACCCGCGCCCGGCTGCACGACACGCTGCTGGACGTGCCCGAGGGCCGCAGACTGCCGTGGTTCGGCCCGCCGATGAGCGCGGCGTCGATGGCCACCGCCCGGCTGATGGAGACCTGGGCGCACGGGCTGGATGTGGCCGACGCGCTGGCGGTGGTGCGCCCGCCGACCGCCCGGCTGCGCTCGATCGCGCGCCTGGGGGTGCGCACCCGCGACTTCGCCTACAGCGTGCACGGGCTGACCCCGCCGGCCGAACCGTTTCACGTCGCGCTGCGCGGCCCCGACGGCGCGCTGTGGACCTGGGGCCCCCCGGAGGCGCGTCAGCGGGTCACCGGCTCGGCCGAGGACTTCTGTGCGCTGGTCACCCAGCGCCGGGCCCGCGCCGCGCTCGATGTGCACGCCGACGGCGCCGACGCCGCGACCTGGCTGACCCTCGCCCAGGCCTTCGCCGGGCCGCCCGGCGCCGGACGCTGAAACCGGCGCTACGGCCCGTCGGCCGGGTCGCGCCGCGCCCACCACGCCCGCAGCTCGGCGATCGCCTCCTCGCGGGCCAGCGGGCCGCGCTGCAGCCGCAGCTCCTTGAGATAGCGCCACGCCTGGCCCACCCGCGGGCCGGCCGGGATGTCGAGGATCGTCATGATCTCGTTGCCGTCGAGGTCGGGGCGGACCCGCTGCAGATCCTCGGCGGCCGCCAGCGCGGCGATCCGCCGCTCGAGCTCGTCGTAGTTGGCCTGCAGCCGCGCCGCGCGGCGCTTGTTGCGGGTGGTGCAGTCGGCGCGCACCAGCTTGTGCAGCCGGCCCAGCAGCGGCCCGGCGTCGGTGACGTAGCGCCGCACCGCCGAATCGGTCCAGTTGCCGTCGCCGTAGCCGTGGAACCGCAGATGCAGATACACCAGCTGGGAGATGTCGTGGACCATCTGCTTGGAGTACTTCAGCGCCCGCAGCCGTTTGCGGGCCATCTTCGCGCCCACCACCTCGTGGTGGTGGAAGCTCACCGCGCCGTCGGGCTCGTGACGGCGGGTGGCCGGTTTGCCGATGTCGTGCAGCAGCGCGGCCCAACGCAGCACCAGGTCCGGGCCGTCGTCCTCCAGGTCGATCGCCTGGCGCAGCACGGTCAGCGAATGCTGATAGACGTCCTTGTGCTGGTGGTGCTCGTCGATCGCCATGCGCATGCCGCCGATCTCGGGCAGCACCACCTCACCCATCCCGGTGCTCACCAGCAGGTCGATGCCGGCGACCGGGTCGGCGCCCGCCAGCAGCTTGTCCAGTTCGGCCGCGACGCGTTCGGCGGTGATCCGGGCCAGCTGCGGCGCCATCGCGGTGATCGCCGCGCGCACCCGCGGCGCCACGGTCAGCCCCAGCTGGGCGACGAACCGGGCGGCGCGCAGCATCCGCAGCGGATCGTCGCCGAAGGACTCCTCCGGTGCGGCGGGGGTGTCGAGCACCCCGGCGCGCAGCGCGGTCAGCCCGCCGAGCGGGTCGTGGAACTCCCCGGGCCCGTCGGCGGTGACGCGCACCGCCATCGCGTTGACGGTGAAGTCGCGGCGCACCAGGTCCTCGGCGAGGCGGGTGCCGAACCGCACCTGCGGGTTGCGCGAGACCCGGTCGTAGCGGTCGGCGCGGAACGTGGTGATCTCCAGCCGCGCCGCGCCCTTGCCGACCCCGACCGTGCCGAACTCGATGCCGGTGTCCCACAGCGCGTCGGCCCAGCCGCGCACCGCGGCCTGGATCTGCTCCGGGCGGGCGTCGGTGGTGAAATCCAGGTCCGGGCTGAGCCGGCCCAGCAGCGCGTCGCGCACCGACCCCCCGACCAGGTAGAGCTCCTGGCCGGCGGCGGCGAACCGCGCCCCCAGTTCCCGCAGCAGCGCGGCGTGGCGGTTGAGCGCCACCGCCGCGGCCAGCAGGTCGTCGTCGTGGGTGGGGTCGGACACGGCCTGAAAGCCTAGCGGTGCCCGCGGGCCGGCGGCGAGCGTCCCGGGTGGCGCCGTCGCCAACAGCTAATATCGCTGGGGTGTCGGAGGGCGAACAGGCCAAACCACGACGGCGCCGCAACCGGCGTCGCCGTCGGCGCCCCGTCGCTCCGGCCACCCCGCCGCCGGAGACCGCCGTCGACCCCGGCGCCTCGACCCCGCCGCGCCGGGCCCGCCCGGCGCGCCGCCGCGCCGAGCGGCTGCGCACCGTGCACGAGACCTCGGCCGGCGGGCTGGTGGTCGACGGGATCGACCGGCCCCGCGGCGAACAGGTCGCCGCGCTCATCGGCCGGCTCGACCGGCGCGGGCGGATGCTGTGGTCGCTGCCCAAGGGCCACATCGAGGTCGGCGAGACCGCCGAGCAGACCGCGATCCGCGAGGTCGCCGAGGAGACCGGGCTGCAGGGCCGGGTGCTGGCGGCGCTGGGCAGCATCGACTACTGGTTCGTCACCGAGGGCCGGCGGGTGCACAAAACCGTCCACCACTATCTGATGCGGTTTCACGGCGGGCAGCTCTGCGACGACGACGTCGAGGTCGCCGAGGTGGCGTGGGTGCCGGTCGCCGAGTTGCGCGCCCGGCTGGCCTACGCCGACGAACGCCGGCTGGCCGACGTCGCCGACCGGCTGCTCGACACCCTGCACAGCGACGGGCCCGCCGCCCTGCCGCCGCTGCCGCCGTCGGCGCCGCGGCGGCGGCCCCAGACCCATTCGCACGCCCGCAGTCATCGTCCCGACAACCGCAGCCCGCGCCGGAAGAACGGTCGCGGTCGAAGCCCGTGAGGCGCCCCGCCTGGCTGCGTCTCGCCGTGATCGCCGGCATCGCGATCGCCGTGGCGGGCATCGCCGTCACCCCCGCGGCCGCCGACGACGCCCCCGACGCGACCTCGTTCGTGCGGGTGCAGATCGACACCGTCACCCCCGCGGTGGTCAGCGCCGACAGCGGCCGGGTGCTCACCGTCGCGGGCCACGTCACCAACACCGGGGACCGGCCGGTGCGCGACGTGATGGTCCGCCTCGAGCAGGCCGCCGCGGTGCGCACCGCCGCCGGTCTGCGCACCCCGCTGCGCGGCGCCCACGACCAGTTCCAGCCGGTCGCGGGGTTCCACACCGTCGCCGACGAGCTGCAACGCGGCCAGCGGGCCCACTTCACGCTGACCCGCCCGCTGACCGCCACCGCCGAGGCGGGCCTCGACGTCGCCGAGCCCGGCGTCTACCCGGTGCTGGTCAACGTCAACGCCACCCCCGACTTCGGCGCGCCCGCCCGCCTCGACGACGCCCGGTTCCTGCTGCCGGTGCTCGCGGTGCCCACCGACACCGACGACCCCGACGGCGCGGCCGGTCCCGCCGACACGACCGGCGCCGCCGACGCCGACGGACCCGACACCGACGATCCGGTGGCGCTGACCCTGCTCTGGCCGCTGGCCGACCGGCCCCGCCTGGCCCCCGGGGTGCCCGGCGGCACCGTGCCGGTGCGGCTCACCGACGACGAGCTGGCCACCTCGCTGGCCCCCGGCGGGCGCCTGGACATCCTGCTGTCGACGGTGGAGTTCGCCACCGGCGCCGGCGCCGACCCCGACGGGGCCCTGGCGCGCAGCCTGTGCCTGGCGATCGACCCGGACCTGCTGGTCACCGTCAACGCCATGACCGGCGGCTACGTGGTGCCCGACCCCGACGACCCCGCCGGGGCCACCCGCCCGGGCGCCGGGCAGGCGGCGGCCACCGCCTGGCTGACGCGGCTGCGGGCCCTGGCCGACCGGCTCTGCGTCACCCCGCTGCCCTACGCGCAGGCCGACCTCACCGCCGTGCAGCGCGCCGGCGACACCGGCCTGGCCACCATCGCCACCGCCGGCACCGCCGCGCTGGTCGACCAGCTGCTCGACATCACCACGGTGCGCGGGGCCGTGCCGTTCAGCCAGGCGCCGTTGACCCGCGACGCCGCCGACCTGCTGGCCGGCCAAGCCGACACGGTGGCGCTGGCCGCCGCGCCCGCCGACACCGCCGACGGGTCGGGCGAACCCGCGGAGCTGGCCGCGCGCCGGCTCTCCCCGCGGGTGAGCCTGGCCCCGTTCGACCCGGCGGTCGGGGCCGCGCTGGCCGCGCTGGGCACCACCCCGACCGCACCCACCTACCTCGACACCGAGGCCAACCGGGGGTTCAAGCAGAACCTGCGCCACGACTCGACCGTCGCCCGGCGCCAGGACACGCTCGGCGCGCTGCTGTGGCGGATGCTGACCCCCGCGGTGACGCCGCGGGAGGAACTGCTGGTGCCGCCGGCGAACTGGACGCTGCACCCCGACGACGCCCACGCGCTGCTGTCCACGCTGGCGATGGCGCTGCGCAACGACCTGGCGGTGCCGCGCCCGCTGCCGGAGCTGCTCGCCGCCGCCCAGACGGCGGCGGCCACCCCGGGGGCGGGCGCGGCGCTGCCGGTGACCGTCGAGCGCGGCAACGTCGACGCCGCGGCCACCGCCGCCATCGGCGACCAGTCCCGCCGGCTGTGGGGGCTCACCGGGGCGCTGACCACCGACCCGCGCACCGGGCTGACCGGGGTGGCCTACACCGCCCCGCTGCGCGAGGACATGCTGCGGGCGGTGAGCCAGGCCACCCCGCCGGCGGCGCGCAACGACTTCGCCCACCGCCAGCTCGGCACGGTCACCGAGACGGTGACCAACCTCATCGGGGGGGTGACCGTGGTCAACCCGGGCGGCTCCTACACCCTGGCCACCGAACACAGCCCGCTGCCGCTGGCGCTGCGCAACGACCTGGCGGTGCCGGTGCGGGTGCGGCTGCACCTGGACACCCCGCCGGGGATGACGGTCACCGATCTCGGCGAGATCGACCTGCCGCCGGGCTATCTGCCGCTGCGGGTGCCCATCGAGGTGCGGTTGAACCAGCGGGTCGCCGTCGACGCCGCGCTGAGCACCCCCGACGGGATGCCGCTGGGCCAGACGGTGCGGCTGTCGGTGCACGCCAACGCCTACGGCAAGGTGCTGTTCGCGATCACCCTGTCGGCCACCGCGGTGCTGGTGGTGCTCGCCGGGCGCCGGCTGTGGCACCGGTTCCGCGGCCAACCCGACCGCGCCGACCTGCCCGAGCCGCGTCCCGGAAACGGCTCCCGGCCGTGACCGCCCACACCGGCGCCGGGCAGCCGCGGTCGCCCGTGCGCCCCGAGCTCACCGACGCGGCGGTGGTGTCGCGCTCCTGGGGCATGGCGCTGGCCACCCTGGTCAGCCGGATCACCGGGTTCGTCCGGATCGTGCTGCTGGCCGCGATCCTGGGCGCGGCGCTGTCCAGCGCGTTCTCGGTGGCCAACCAGCTGCCCAACCTCATCGCCGCGCTGGTGCTCGAGGCCACCTTCACCGCGATCTTCGTGCCGGTGCTGGCCCGCGCCGAACGCGACGACCCCGACGGCGGCGCCGCGTTCGTGCGCCGGCTGGTCACCTTGGCCACCACGCTGCTGCTGGTCACCACGGTGGGCTCGGTGGCCGCCGCCCCGCTGCTGGTCCGGCTGATGCTCGGCGGCGACCCGCAGGTCAACGCCGCGCTGACCACCGCGTTCGCCTATCTGCTGCTGCCGCAGGTGATCTTCTACGGGCTGTCGTCGGTGTTCATGGCGATCCTGAACAACCGCAACATCTTCGGCCCGCCGGCGTGGGCGCCGGTGGTCAACAACGCGGTGGCGATCGCCACCCTGGTGGCCTATCTGCTGGTGCCCGGCGAGCTGTCGGTCGACCCGGTCCGGATGGGCAACCCCAAGCTGCTGGTGCTCGGGATCGGCACCACGTTGGGCGTGGTGGCCCAGGCGGTGGTGCTGCTGGCGGCGATCGGGCGTGAACGCATCAGCCTGCGCCCGCTGTGGGGCATCGATGAGCGCCTCAAACGGTTCGGCGCGATGGCCGCCGCGATGGTGGCCTACGTGCTGATCAGCCAGATCGGGCTGGTGGTCGGCAACCAGATCGCCAGCACCGCCGCCGCCTCGGGCCCGGCGATCTACAACTACACCTGGCTGGTGTTGATGCTGCCGTTCGGGATGATCGGGGTCACGGTGTTGACCGTGGTGATGCCGCGGTTGAGCCGCAACGCCGCCGCCGAGGACATCCCGGCGGTGCTCGACGACTTCTCCCTGGCCACCCGGCTGACGATGATCACGCTGATCCCGACGGTGGCGGTGATGACCGTCGGCGGCTCGGCGATCGGCAGCGCGCTGTTCGCCTACGGCAATTTCGGGTCCGTCGACGCCGGCTACCTGGGGGCGGCGATCGCGTTGTCGGCGTTCACGCTGGTCCCCTACGCGCTGGTGCTGCTGCAGCTGCGGGTGTTCTACGCGCGCGAGCAGCCCTGGACGCCGATCGTGATCATCGTGGTGATCACCACCGTGAAGATCCTCGGCTCGCTGGCCGCCCCGCACCTGACCACCAACCCCGACATGGTGGCCGGTTTTCTGGGCCTGGCCAACGGGGTGGGGTTCCTCGCCGGGGCGATCGTGGGCCATCTGCTGCTGCGGCGGCGGCTGCGCCCGCCCGACGGGCGGCTGCTCACCCCGACCGTGGTGCGCACCGTGTTGGTGACCATCGCCGCCTCGCTGCTGGCCGGCACCGTCGCCTACGCGGTCGACCGGTTGTTGGGGTTGGCGAGCCTGACCGCCCACGGCGGGCTCGGCTCGCTGCTGCGGCTGGTGGTCGTGACCGTGATCATCGTGCCGCTGGTCGCGTTGGTGCTGGTGCAGGCCCGGGTGCCCGACGCCGAGACCGCGCTGCTCGCCGTGCAGCGCCGGCTGCACCGGCGGCGCGGATCTTTTCCCGCCGAGCGGCGACCGCCGCCGGCACCGGTCACGTACCCTGAGCACAGCAGCAGGCCATCGCCGGACCGTCGGCGCGGAGCCGCCGACCCGCCGGTCGGCGTCGGAAGACCGAAAGGACCGGAGGTGATCGAGAGTTCCTCCACCCCGTCGGGCAGCGCGCCGAGAACCGGGGGCCGGCGAAACGCCGACGCATTCCAACCCGACTCGTTCCAGCCCGACGTGGCGCCGCCGTCGCCCGCCGACGACTCGGCGCTGGTGCCCGGAACCAGCATCGCCGGCGGCCGCTACCGGCTGCTGGTCTTCCACGGCGGGCCGCCGGGGCTGCAGTTCTGGCAGGCCCTCGACACCGCGCTGGACCGGCAGGTCGCGCTGACGTTCGTCAACCCCGACCGCACGCTGTCCGATGAGGACGTCGACACCGTCTTGTCGCGCACCCTGCGGTTGACCCGCATCGAGCACCCCGGCATCGCCCGGGTGCTCGACGTCGCCCACACCGGGGCCGGCGGCATGGTGGTCGCCGAGTGGATCCGCGGCGGGTCGCTGCGCGAGGTGGCCGAGACCGCCCCCTCCCCGATCGGGGCGACCCGCGCGGTGCAGTCGCTGGCCGCCGCCGCCGAGACCGCCCACCGCGGCGGGGTGGCGCTGGCGATCGACCATCCCAGCCGGGTGCGGGTCAGCATCGACGGCGAAGTGGCGCTGGCGTTTCCGGGCACGCTGCCGGAGGCCACCCCGGCCGACGACATCGCCGGGATCGGCGCGGTGCTCTACGCCCTGCTGGTCGACCGGTGGCCGCTGACCCAGACCGGCAGCCCCGGCGGGCTGGCCCCGGCCGCCCGCGACGGCTCGGGCCAGCCGGTGGAGCCCTCGACGGTCAACTCCGACATCCCGTTCCAGATCTCCACCGCCGCCTACCATTCGGTGCGCCAGGACGGCCGGATCCGCAGTGCGGCCACGCTGCTGAACCTGCTGCAGCAGGCGGCGGTCGTCGCCGACGAAACCGACCTGCTCAAACCGCTCGACGCCGACCTCGCCGCGACGCCCGAGCCGGGCTCCGGGCGCTCGCGCGCCGGCCGCGACGAGCACGACACCGAGGCCGCGGCGCGCCGGCGCCGGATGGTGCTCATCGGCGCCGGTCTCGGGGTCGCGATCATCGCGGTGTTCCTGCTGGTGTTGGCCTCGGTGCTGGGGCGGATCTTCGGCGACGTCGGCGGCGGACTGGACAAGGACCGCCTCGGGCTCAACACCCCGTCGTCGTCGTCGGCGCGCGCCGAGAGCCCCAACGCCGCGCCCGGGCAGGTCGTCACCCCGGTGCGCGCGACCGTGTTCTCCCCCGACGGCGGCGCGGACAACCCCGGCGACGCCGGGCTGGCGATCGACGGCAAATCCTCCACCTCC
This sequence is a window from Mycolicibacillus parakoreensis. Protein-coding genes within it:
- a CDS encoding YqgE/AlgH family protein, encoding MAQPEDPEDYVAPPAQRIRAGTLLLANTDLLEPTFRRSVIYIVEHNDGGTLGVVLNRPSETAVYNVLPQWVSLAAKPKTMFIGGPVKRDAALCLATLRVGVDATGVAGLRPVAGRMVMVDLDSDPATLAPLVEGVRIYAGYAGWTIGQLEDEIDRDDWIVLSAMPSDVLVGPGADLWARVLRRQPLPLALLASHPIDISRN
- a CDS encoding MFS transporter — protein: MTQPRSPAALWRTVRGFGDFWRLLKLRAASQFGDGLFQAGLAGALLFNPERVADPWEVAAAFAVLFLPYSLLGPFAGALLDRWDRRLVLIAANAARLVLVVGIAVLLAVGAGEVAVLCTALLANGFTRFVSSGLSAALPHVVPRRLVVTMNSVAVATGAVAAFCGAYFMLVPRQLVGAGDTGAATVIVLVTLPVAYALLLAARFPPRVLGPLPLAAAATRSVAYAVATGWVAGLRTLRIYPTVAATLSGLVAHRMAFGINTLLVLVLVRHTGPQATAGLAGLGTAALFGVATGAGSFAATLLTPALVGRVGRYATGNGALALAAAVQLGAVGLQLPVLLACGCALGMAGQTVKLCADSAMQIDVDDARRGHVFTVQDALFWVAFVTAIAAAASVIPADGHAPGLVVTATGMYLVGLATHAVFAR
- a CDS encoding TIGR03084 family metal-binding protein is translated as MAGPTDSPAAAVVADLHAESEDLDTLVAPLSADAWRTPTPAPGWTIAHQIAHLLWTDRVAVLAITDEDGFAAQLSAALTNPTGFVDDGAAEGAALAPDRLLTDWRRTRARLHDTLLDVPEGRRLPWFGPPMSAASMATARLMETWAHGLDVADALAVVRPPTARLRSIARLGVRTRDFAYSVHGLTPPAEPFHVALRGPDGALWTWGPPEARQRVTGSAEDFCALVTQRRARAALDVHADGADAATWLTLAQAFAGPPGAGR
- a CDS encoding CCA tRNA nucleotidyltransferase gives rise to the protein MSDPTHDDDLLAAAVALNRHAALLRELGARFAAAGQELYLVGGSVRDALLGRLSPDLDFTTDARPEQIQAAVRGWADALWDTGIEFGTVGVGKGAARLEITTFRADRYDRVSRNPQVRFGTRLAEDLVRRDFTVNAMAVRVTADGPGEFHDPLGGLTALRAGVLDTPAAPEESFGDDPLRMLRAARFVAQLGLTVAPRVRAAITAMAPQLARITAERVAAELDKLLAGADPVAGIDLLVSTGMGEVVLPEIGGMRMAIDEHHQHKDVYQHSLTVLRQAIDLEDDGPDLVLRWAALLHDIGKPATRRHEPDGAVSFHHHEVVGAKMARKRLRALKYSKQMVHDISQLVYLHLRFHGYGDGNWTDSAVRRYVTDAGPLLGRLHKLVRADCTTRNKRRAARLQANYDELERRIAALAAAEDLQRVRPDLDGNEIMTILDIPAGPRVGQAWRYLKELRLQRGPLAREEAIAELRAWWARRDPADGP
- a CDS encoding NUDIX hydrolase; the encoded protein is MSEGEQAKPRRRRNRRRRRRPVAPATPPPETAVDPGASTPPRRARPARRRAERLRTVHETSAGGLVVDGIDRPRGEQVAALIGRLDRRGRMLWSLPKGHIEVGETAEQTAIREVAEETGLQGRVLAALGSIDYWFVTEGRRVHKTVHHYLMRFHGGQLCDDDVEVAEVAWVPVAELRARLAYADERRLADVADRLLDTLHSDGPAALPPLPPSAPRRRPQTHSHARSHRPDNRSPRRKNGRGRSP
- the murJ gene encoding murein biosynthesis integral membrane protein MurJ; translated protein: MTAHTGAGQPRSPVRPELTDAAVVSRSWGMALATLVSRITGFVRIVLLAAILGAALSSAFSVANQLPNLIAALVLEATFTAIFVPVLARAERDDPDGGAAFVRRLVTLATTLLLVTTVGSVAAAPLLVRLMLGGDPQVNAALTTAFAYLLLPQVIFYGLSSVFMAILNNRNIFGPPAWAPVVNNAVAIATLVAYLLVPGELSVDPVRMGNPKLLVLGIGTTLGVVAQAVVLLAAIGRERISLRPLWGIDERLKRFGAMAAAMVAYVLISQIGLVVGNQIASTAAASGPAIYNYTWLVLMLPFGMIGVTVLTVVMPRLSRNAAAEDIPAVLDDFSLATRLTMITLIPTVAVMTVGGSAIGSALFAYGNFGSVDAGYLGAAIALSAFTLVPYALVLLQLRVFYAREQPWTPIVIIVVITTVKILGSLAAPHLTTNPDMVAGFLGLANGVGFLAGAIVGHLLLRRRLRPPDGRLLTPTVVRTVLVTIAASLLAGTVAYAVDRLLGLASLTAHGGLGSLLRLVVVTVIIVPLVALVLVQARVPDAETALLAVQRRLHRRRGSFPAERRPPPAPVTYPEHSSRPSPDRRRGAADPPVGVGRPKGPEVIESSSTPSGSAPRTGGRRNADAFQPDSFQPDVAPPSPADDSALVPGTSIAGGRYRLLVFHGGPPGLQFWQALDTALDRQVALTFVNPDRTLSDEDVDTVLSRTLRLTRIEHPGIARVLDVAHTGAGGMVVAEWIRGGSLREVAETAPSPIGATRAVQSLAAAAETAHRGGVALAIDHPSRVRVSIDGEVALAFPGTLPEATPADDIAGIGAVLYALLVDRWPLTQTGSPGGLAPAARDGSGQPVEPSTVNSDIPFQISTAAYHSVRQDGRIRSAATLLNLLQQAAVVADETDLLKPLDADLAATPEPGSGRSRAGRDEHDTEAAARRRRMVLIGAGLGVAIIAVFLLVLASVLGRIFGDVGGGLDKDRLGLNTPSSSSARAESPNAAPGQVVTPVRATVFSPDGGADNPGDAGLAIDGKSSTSWKTDIYTDPVPFPNFKSGVGLLVELPEPTVVGAVTITVSSTGTEVQLRAASDPRPAKLSDTTALSPVTAVHRGQNTVEVDTEESTSTLLVWIAKLGTTDGENRTNVSEITVRAAG